Proteins from a single region of Catenulispora acidiphila DSM 44928:
- a CDS encoding WXG100 family type VII secretion target, which yields MTADQISVNFGALQSSAGSLSAKAAALTSYLEELLQSLQPMKQTWVESNSSAGVAADQAETKLRQATNDIIATINQFSAKVNEAHDLQYALEQQNTSYFA from the coding sequence ATGACCGCCGACCAGATCAGCGTCAATTTCGGCGCGCTGCAGTCCAGCGCGGGCTCGCTGTCCGCCAAGGCCGCCGCCCTCACCTCCTACCTGGAGGAGCTGCTGCAGTCGCTGCAGCCGATGAAGCAGACGTGGGTGGAGTCCAACTCCTCCGCCGGTGTCGCGGCCGACCAGGCCGAGACCAAGCTGCGCCAGGCGACGAACGACATCATCGCCACCATCAACCAGTTCTCGGCCAAGGTCAACGAGGCCCACGACCTGCAGTACGCGCTCGAGCAGCAGAACACGAGCTACTTCGCCTGA
- a CDS encoding RNA polymerase sigma factor: MGKPSEAVHDGVHAAVTRAHREEWARVVATLTRRFGDLDVAEEAAAEAFAAAVEHWRAEGVPPNPGGWLTTTAQRKAIDRVRREAKRGDKQKEAQVFFHDDPPEPVGAIEDERLRLVFTCCHPALAMESRVALTLRMLGGLTVAEIARAFLVQETAMGQRITRAKGKIKAARIPYRVRSAEDLPARVTGVLSVLFLVFNEGYLATGADTDPVRQDLTAEAIRLTRLIRTLLPRDGETAGLLALMLLTEARRPARVSATGELVSLDEQDRGAWDRALIAEGHQLVRERLASGIAPGRYQILAAINAVHTSARDARDTDWSQVVALYDQLVRIDPSPIVALNRAIAVAELDGPEVALATIDRLGDRLDGYHAYHAARADLLRRTGRSTESRTAYDRAIELAGNSGETAYLTRRRDQLG, encoded by the coding sequence ATGGGGAAACCGAGCGAGGCCGTCCACGACGGCGTCCACGCCGCTGTCACCCGCGCCCACCGCGAGGAGTGGGCCCGGGTGGTCGCCACCCTGACCCGGCGCTTCGGCGACCTCGACGTCGCCGAGGAGGCGGCCGCCGAGGCGTTCGCGGCGGCCGTCGAGCACTGGCGCGCCGAGGGCGTGCCGCCCAACCCCGGCGGCTGGCTGACCACCACCGCGCAGCGCAAGGCCATCGACCGGGTACGCCGCGAGGCCAAGCGCGGCGACAAGCAGAAGGAGGCTCAGGTGTTCTTCCACGACGACCCGCCCGAGCCGGTCGGCGCCATCGAGGACGAACGGCTCCGGCTGGTCTTCACCTGCTGCCACCCGGCACTGGCGATGGAGAGCCGCGTCGCCCTGACCCTGCGCATGCTCGGCGGCCTGACCGTCGCCGAGATCGCCCGCGCCTTCCTGGTGCAGGAGACCGCGATGGGGCAGCGCATCACCCGCGCGAAGGGCAAGATCAAGGCCGCGCGCATCCCCTACCGCGTCCGGTCGGCCGAAGACCTGCCGGCCCGCGTCACCGGCGTGCTCTCGGTCCTGTTCCTGGTCTTCAACGAGGGCTACCTGGCCACCGGCGCCGACACCGACCCCGTCCGCCAGGACCTCACCGCCGAGGCGATCCGCTTGACCCGCCTGATCCGCACCCTGCTGCCCCGCGACGGCGAGACCGCCGGACTGCTGGCGCTGATGCTCCTCACCGAGGCCCGCCGCCCCGCCAGAGTCTCGGCGACCGGCGAACTGGTCTCCCTCGACGAGCAGGACCGCGGAGCCTGGGACAGGGCCCTGATCGCCGAGGGGCACCAGCTGGTCCGCGAACGCCTGGCCAGCGGCATCGCGCCGGGCCGCTACCAGATCCTCGCGGCGATCAACGCCGTCCACACCTCGGCCCGCGACGCGCGCGACACGGACTGGTCGCAGGTCGTCGCCCTCTACGACCAGCTGGTCCGGATCGACCCCTCACCGATCGTCGCCCTGAACCGCGCCATCGCCGTCGCCGAACTCGACGGCCCGGAGGTTGCCCTGGCGACGATCGACCGCCTCGGCGACCGGCTCGACGGCTACCACGCCTACCACGCGGCGCGCGCCGACCTGCTGCGGCGCACTGGCCGCAGCACGGAGTCGCGGACGGCGTACGACAGGGCGATCGAGCTGGCGGGGAACTCCGGGGAGACGGCCTATCTGACGCGGCGGCGGGATCAGTTGGGGTAG
- a CDS encoding low molecular weight protein-tyrosine-phosphatase gives MSDATARGPYRVTFVCTGNICRSPMAEHVLRKYVEDEGLDAIVDSSGTGGWHVGDTADHRTVRALRRHGFTSDHAARKFQRGWFDDYDLVIALDAGHLRELRALARTDQDRDKIRLLRSFDPSAGPDLDVPDPYYDDDEAFEHVMDLIERAAPGIVEEIRRGLKSAG, from the coding sequence ATGTCCGACGCCACCGCCCGCGGCCCGTACCGCGTGACCTTCGTCTGCACCGGCAACATCTGCCGCTCCCCCATGGCCGAGCACGTGCTGCGCAAGTACGTCGAGGACGAGGGCCTGGACGCGATCGTGGACAGCTCCGGGACCGGCGGCTGGCACGTCGGGGACACGGCCGACCACCGCACCGTCCGCGCCCTCCGGCGCCACGGCTTCACCTCCGACCACGCCGCCCGCAAGTTCCAGCGCGGCTGGTTCGACGACTACGACCTCGTCATCGCCCTGGACGCCGGACACCTGCGCGAGCTGCGGGCCCTGGCCCGCACCGACCAGGACCGGGACAAAATCAGGCTGCTGCGGTCCTTCGATCCCTCGGCGGGCCCCGACCTGGACGTGCCGGACCCGTACTACGACGACGACGAAGCCTTCGAGCACGTCATGGACCTGATCGAGCGCGCGGCGCCGGGCATCGTGGAGGAGATCCGGCGCGGGCTGAAGAGCGCCGGCTGA
- a CDS encoding WXG100 family type VII secretion target, translating into MAGPGFLSDAAAMTQAIQGFTECAANAKKTMSDLENDLTSTLAQYQGSQAIAFWNLHTELQEQMTVASREIDVMSDLVNKSFQNYGSGDSQVSDTLRQLAGSAGNSNTVLSRLGGV; encoded by the coding sequence GTGGCCGGTCCCGGTTTCCTGAGTGACGCCGCTGCGATGACGCAGGCGATCCAGGGCTTTACGGAGTGCGCCGCTAACGCGAAGAAGACCATGTCCGACCTGGAGAACGACCTGACCTCGACGCTGGCCCAGTACCAGGGCAGCCAGGCCATCGCCTTCTGGAACCTGCACACCGAGCTGCAGGAGCAGATGACGGTCGCCTCGCGCGAGATCGACGTCATGTCGGACCTGGTGAACAAGAGCTTCCAGAACTACGGCTCCGGCGACAGCCAGGTGTCGGACACCCTGCGCCAGCTCGCCGGCAGCGCCGGCAACAGCAACACCGTGCTGTCCCGCCTCGGCGGCGTCTGA
- a CDS encoding YciI family protein codes for MQYLVSVLCEGPVTATEEEEAAIDVFNDKLIADGHWVFAGGLGEPVNATVIDHRGGGEPIFTDGPYVESKEFLVGFWVIEAADLDVALKLAAEGSRACNRRVEVRPFL; via the coding sequence ATGCAGTATCTGGTTTCGGTGCTCTGCGAGGGTCCGGTCACGGCCACGGAAGAAGAGGAGGCGGCGATCGACGTGTTCAACGACAAGCTGATCGCCGACGGGCACTGGGTCTTCGCCGGCGGGCTCGGCGAGCCGGTCAACGCCACGGTGATCGACCACCGGGGCGGCGGGGAGCCGATCTTCACCGACGGTCCGTATGTGGAGTCGAAGGAGTTCCTGGTCGGCTTCTGGGTCATCGAGGCCGCTGACCTCGACGTTGCGCTCAAGCTCGCCGCCGAGGGGTCTCGGGCGTGCAACCGGCGGGTCGAGGTGCGGCCGTTCCTGTGA
- a CDS encoding MFS transporter, translated as MSTTPATDADRKPPMTAAQRWVLTLTSLAAFMIALDGTIVTTALTTIRKSLNTSVEALEWTVSAYILTFAVLMLTGSALGDRFGRRKVFVGGLTLFTAASAACGLSSTVAELIAARAVQGVGAAVIMPLAIAQLGAAFPPQERGRAMGVSAGIIGLATAGGPFVGGVVAQGLAWQWLFWVNVPVGVLVIAGVLLKMSETHQHPGQPQGPRARLDLVGVLLTTGGVLGLVWALVRGNDAGWLSPETLGAAAIGVVLTVAFVFWELRVPAPMVPMHFFTHRAFSAGNVASFTMTGAMYAQLYFLAQYYQTVLHYGPFGAGVRMMPFSATLLVFGPLSGRLADRLGERRLVSTGLAVQSLGLVAIALLADHHAAYLAMVPALVLSGAGVSTGIPPTQKAVVSAVQPHQIGQASGVFSMLRQFGALFGTAVSVAVFAASGSYASVQRFTDGFTAAISVGAALAAVGAVAALLLPRLRGTGPAGPAGPAGPAGSAGSAGSATTGSSGTSGSTEPSGREPIAAR; from the coding sequence ATGAGTACGACACCGGCTACCGACGCCGACCGAAAGCCGCCGATGACGGCGGCCCAACGCTGGGTCCTGACCCTCACTTCGCTGGCCGCCTTCATGATCGCCCTGGACGGCACCATCGTCACCACGGCGCTGACCACTATCCGCAAGTCCCTGAACACCTCCGTCGAGGCGCTGGAGTGGACCGTCAGCGCCTACATCCTCACCTTCGCCGTGCTGATGCTCACCGGCTCGGCCCTCGGCGACCGCTTCGGCCGCCGCAAGGTCTTCGTCGGCGGTCTGACCCTGTTCACCGCCGCCTCGGCCGCCTGCGGCCTGTCCTCGACCGTCGCCGAGCTGATCGCGGCGCGCGCCGTCCAGGGCGTCGGCGCCGCGGTCATCATGCCGCTGGCCATAGCGCAGCTCGGCGCCGCGTTCCCGCCGCAGGAGCGCGGGCGCGCGATGGGCGTCTCGGCCGGCATCATCGGCCTGGCCACCGCCGGCGGCCCGTTCGTCGGCGGCGTGGTGGCGCAAGGACTCGCCTGGCAGTGGCTGTTCTGGGTCAACGTCCCGGTCGGGGTGCTGGTCATCGCCGGCGTCCTGCTGAAGATGTCCGAGACGCACCAGCATCCGGGACAGCCTCAAGGCCCGCGCGCACGTCTGGACCTGGTCGGCGTCCTGCTCACCACCGGCGGCGTCCTGGGTCTGGTGTGGGCGCTGGTCCGGGGGAACGACGCGGGCTGGCTCTCGCCGGAGACGCTCGGCGCGGCGGCGATCGGCGTCGTGCTGACGGTCGCGTTCGTGTTCTGGGAACTGCGCGTCCCGGCGCCGATGGTCCCGATGCACTTCTTCACGCACCGAGCCTTCTCAGCGGGCAACGTCGCGAGCTTCACCATGACCGGCGCGATGTACGCCCAGCTGTACTTCCTGGCGCAGTACTACCAGACCGTCCTGCACTACGGCCCGTTCGGCGCGGGGGTCCGAATGATGCCGTTCTCAGCGACGCTCCTGGTCTTCGGCCCACTTTCCGGACGACTGGCGGACCGCCTGGGGGAGCGCCGCCTGGTCTCCACCGGTCTGGCGGTCCAGTCGCTCGGCCTGGTCGCCATCGCCCTACTCGCCGACCACCACGCCGCCTACCTGGCGATGGTCCCCGCGCTGGTCCTCAGCGGCGCCGGGGTGTCCACCGGCATCCCGCCGACGCAGAAGGCCGTGGTCAGCGCGGTGCAGCCGCACCAGATCGGCCAGGCCTCAGGCGTGTTCAGCATGCTGCGCCAGTTCGGCGCACTGTTCGGGACCGCCGTATCGGTCGCGGTCTTCGCCGCCTCCGGCAGCTACGCGAGCGTGCAGCGCTTCACCGACGGATTCACCGCCGCGATCTCGGTCGGCGCGGCGCTCGCGGCGGTCGGAGCCGTCGCCGCGCTGCTGCTGCCGCGGCTGCGCGGTACGGGTCCTGCGGGTCCTGCTGGTCCTGCTGGTCCTGCGGGCTCTGCGGGTTCTGCGGGTTCTGCGACAACAGGGTCCTCGGGGACCTCGGGATCCACCGAGCCGTCAGGGCGCGAGCCGATCGCAGCCCGCTGA
- a CDS encoding sigma-70 family RNA polymerase sigma factor: protein MTIVTTMTTMTMTTTTTPVTPEADPPTAGSEMRVEDDFVRLADPFRPEILAHCYRMLGSIHDAEDLVQETYLRAWRSYEGFEGRASLRTWLYRIATNACLTALEHRARRPLPAGIGTPHTDPEGDLSAIPPEITWLQPFPDVLLDTGVSAAAGADPASVVAARSGLRLALVAALQYLPPRQRAVLILRDVLGWRSAEVAALLDLTVAAVNSLLKRARARLAEVAPDVEDVAEPTQAEQREILDRWAKAFVEADVDTLMKLLTEDAVYEMPPQPMWFRGAPFLRRLLTFRLGMHGKYRKMIPIRANGQPAFAVYSGDDDRLLAAESVQVLTLRGGKVARVTTFRTPGLVAVAGFPMETELENED from the coding sequence ATGACCATCGTGACGACCATGACGACCATGACGATGACGACGACCACGACACCCGTGACACCCGAGGCGGACCCACCGACGGCAGGGAGCGAGATGCGGGTCGAGGACGACTTCGTCCGGCTGGCCGACCCCTTCCGGCCGGAGATCCTGGCGCACTGCTACCGGATGCTCGGCTCCATCCACGACGCCGAGGACCTGGTCCAGGAGACCTACCTGCGCGCCTGGCGCTCCTACGAGGGCTTCGAGGGACGCGCGTCCCTGCGCACCTGGCTGTACCGCATCGCCACCAACGCCTGCCTGACCGCGCTGGAGCACCGCGCGCGGCGTCCCCTGCCGGCCGGCATCGGCACCCCGCACACCGACCCCGAGGGCGATCTGAGCGCGATCCCGCCGGAGATCACATGGCTGCAGCCGTTCCCGGACGTGCTGCTGGACACCGGGGTGTCCGCCGCGGCCGGCGCCGACCCGGCCTCGGTCGTCGCGGCCCGCTCCGGCCTGCGCCTGGCGCTGGTCGCGGCCCTGCAGTACCTGCCGCCCCGCCAGCGCGCGGTCCTGATCCTGCGTGACGTCCTGGGCTGGCGCTCCGCCGAGGTCGCCGCGCTGCTGGACCTCACCGTGGCGGCGGTCAACAGCCTGCTGAAGCGGGCCCGCGCCCGGCTCGCGGAGGTCGCCCCGGACGTCGAGGACGTCGCCGAGCCCACGCAGGCCGAGCAGCGCGAGATCCTGGACCGCTGGGCGAAGGCCTTCGTCGAAGCCGATGTCGACACCCTGATGAAGCTGCTGACAGAGGACGCGGTCTACGAGATGCCGCCGCAGCCGATGTGGTTCCGCGGCGCGCCGTTCCTGCGGCGCCTGCTGACCTTCCGCCTCGGCATGCACGGCAAATACCGCAAGATGATCCCGATCCGCGCCAACGGCCAGCCCGCGTTCGCGGTGTACTCCGGCGACGACGACCGCCTCCTGGCCGCCGAGTCGGTACAGGTGCTGACGCTGCGCGGCGGGAAGGTCGCCCGGGTGACGACGTTCCGGACGCCGGGACTGGTCGCGGTCGCGGGCTTCCCGATGGAGACGGAGCTGGAGAACGAGGACTGA
- a CDS encoding SDR family NAD(P)-dependent oxidoreductase, giving the protein MTEGAVLLLGGRSEIGLKVAERLAAGRTVVLAARRSEALEAEAARVKAAGAADVHRVEFDADEVAAHPELMTKVFADAGPVGVVVVAFGILGDQERAERDPAHAVQVVHTDYVAQISILTVLATLLKAQGRGDLVVFSSVAGLRVRRANYVYGSAKAGLDGFASGLGDALHGTGVHLLLVRSGFVVGRMTEGMSPAPLSSTPDQVADAVVGALRKRRIRVWVPWALRPMYFVARLVPQAVWRRMPR; this is encoded by the coding sequence ATGACGGAAGGCGCCGTGCTGCTGCTCGGCGGCCGCAGCGAGATCGGGCTGAAGGTGGCCGAGCGCCTGGCCGCGGGGCGGACCGTGGTCCTGGCCGCGCGGCGCAGCGAGGCGCTGGAAGCCGAGGCGGCGCGGGTGAAGGCGGCCGGGGCGGCGGACGTCCACCGCGTGGAGTTCGACGCCGACGAGGTCGCCGCGCACCCGGAGCTGATGACGAAGGTCTTCGCCGACGCCGGGCCGGTCGGCGTGGTGGTCGTGGCGTTCGGCATCCTCGGCGACCAGGAGCGCGCCGAGCGGGACCCGGCGCACGCGGTGCAGGTCGTGCACACCGACTACGTGGCCCAGATCAGCATCCTGACCGTGCTGGCCACCCTGCTCAAGGCCCAGGGCCGCGGCGACCTGGTGGTCTTCTCCTCGGTCGCGGGTCTGCGCGTGCGGCGCGCCAACTACGTCTACGGCTCGGCGAAGGCCGGTCTGGACGGTTTCGCCAGCGGCCTCGGCGACGCGCTGCACGGTACCGGCGTCCACCTGCTGCTGGTCCGCTCCGGCTTCGTCGTCGGCCGGATGACCGAGGGCATGAGCCCGGCGCCGCTGTCGAGCACGCCGGACCAGGTCGCCGACGCGGTGGTCGGGGCGCTGCGCAAGCGCCGGATCCGGGTGTGGGTGCCCTGGGCGCTGCGGCCGATGTACTTCGTGGCGCGGCTGGTGCCGCAGGCGGTGTGGCGGCGGATGCCCCGGTAG
- a CDS encoding type VII secretion protein EccC, with amino-acid sequence MPTTLTPPRAADRQRGGSPNGEIQLQAPPVLAKGSGAGLNQLMFMLPMMLGMGAMSFYSMGSKGGAMTYVFGALYGSTMIGMILMSLTRGSAQKKAQINNERRDYHRYLAALRGQVRDVAAAQRATLTITRPEPDDLWLRVAQGRAWERRRTDDDFGHARVGRGPQRLATPLRAPQTAPLEDLDPVSSASLRQFIRTYMTVPDLPVALSLKAFASVSVSGERELTLPLVRALIGQLATFHAPEDLKIALCLADNQRQSWDWAKWLPHAQAQPANFDAVGPARLAAGDLGTLSELLGADLGTRSAFGAGRAANSDNPHLLVIVDGGRTFGDTTLAPISGLQGVTIIDLAGPEPAPIARPYQGRLHVTGERMGMVVGEGKDRHLEFLGHPDMMDAATAEALARRLAGAYQGAPTAAASPMSANFGLPDLLGIGDPEELDVARTWLPRSARDRLRIPIGLDPEGRPLEMDLKEAAEDGMGPHGLVIGATGSGKSELLRTLVAGLVATHSSETLNLALVDFKGGATFAGMAGLPHVCAVITNLSEELTLVDRMADAINGEVLRRQELLREKGNYASVRDYERARERGADLEPLPALLVIIDEFSELLSNRPELIDLFVMIGRLGRSLAIHLLLASQRLEEGRLRGLDAHLSYRVGLRTFSAAESRAVLGVPDAYHLPSVPGSAYLKTDTETLLRFKAAYVSGPMPARSRGSSGGGHRRILPFTLERVVDHSAPPPTAEPDPAELLSPAAGAGPSIMDAMVARLIGKGPAAHQIWLPPLDEPVSLDAILTNLGPDPVRGLCPVGWAGLGRLTVPLALVDKPFEQRRDLLWVDLSGSAGHTMVIGGPQSGKSTMVRTLISSLALTHTPEEVQFFVVDTGGGALSSIAGLPHVAGYATRRDGERVRRIVGELTALLAEREQLFAQHAVDSAAAFRNRRAELGAFAQDGRAFGDVFLVIDDWTTLRADYEALEEPITAIAQRGLGFGIHVVITTNRAMTVRPAMRDIIGTRLELRLGDPGESLVDRRAAANVPAGRPGRGLTPDKLHFLATLPRIDGGTSAETVGVGTADLVARISAAWPGKPSPQVRMLPAAVSPEEVRALLPTPRGNPRAVPFGLSEADLQPVYVDFDADPHFIAFGDVESGKSGLLRTLAAGIMADYTPEQAAIAIVDYRRGMLDAVTGDHLLGYAAAEPATIDLIGNCAEAMRRRLPGPEVSPEQLRDRSWWKGPHLFVLVDDYELVAVPGRNPLLPLLEYLAQARDIGLHLVVARGAGGAGRGLFEPVLQRLRELGSPGLVMSGSKDEGPLLGTVKAGPQPPGRGVLVHRRSAPGQAQVAWTPPAK; translated from the coding sequence ATGCCGACCACCCTGACCCCGCCCAGAGCGGCCGACCGGCAGCGGGGCGGGTCGCCGAACGGGGAGATCCAGCTGCAGGCGCCGCCGGTCCTGGCCAAGGGCTCGGGCGCGGGACTCAACCAGCTGATGTTCATGCTGCCGATGATGCTCGGCATGGGCGCCATGTCCTTCTACTCGATGGGCAGCAAGGGCGGCGCGATGACGTACGTCTTCGGCGCCCTGTACGGCAGCACCATGATCGGCATGATCCTGATGTCGCTCACCCGAGGCAGCGCGCAGAAAAAAGCACAGATCAACAACGAGCGCCGCGATTACCACCGCTACCTCGCCGCTCTGCGCGGACAGGTCCGCGACGTGGCCGCCGCGCAGCGCGCGACCCTGACCATCACCCGCCCGGAGCCCGACGACCTGTGGCTGCGGGTCGCGCAGGGCCGGGCCTGGGAGCGGCGCCGCACCGACGACGACTTCGGGCACGCGCGCGTCGGCCGCGGTCCGCAGCGCCTGGCCACCCCGCTGCGCGCCCCGCAGACCGCGCCGCTGGAGGACCTGGACCCGGTGTCCTCGGCTTCGCTGCGGCAGTTCATCCGCACGTACATGACCGTCCCGGACCTGCCGGTGGCGCTGTCGTTGAAGGCGTTCGCCTCGGTCTCGGTCAGCGGCGAGCGCGAGCTGACCCTGCCGTTGGTCAGGGCCCTGATCGGGCAGCTGGCCACCTTTCACGCCCCGGAGGACCTGAAGATCGCGCTGTGCCTGGCGGACAACCAGCGCCAGAGCTGGGACTGGGCCAAGTGGCTGCCGCACGCGCAAGCGCAGCCGGCGAACTTCGACGCGGTGGGTCCGGCGCGGCTCGCCGCCGGCGACCTGGGCACGCTGTCGGAGCTGCTGGGCGCCGACCTGGGTACGCGTTCTGCGTTCGGCGCCGGGCGCGCAGCCAATAGCGACAACCCGCACCTGCTGGTGATCGTGGACGGCGGCCGGACCTTCGGCGACACCACGCTGGCGCCGATCTCCGGGCTGCAGGGCGTCACGATCATCGACCTGGCCGGGCCGGAGCCGGCGCCGATCGCCCGGCCGTACCAGGGCCGGCTGCACGTCACCGGCGAGCGCATGGGCATGGTCGTCGGCGAGGGCAAGGACCGCCACCTGGAGTTCCTCGGCCACCCCGACATGATGGACGCCGCCACCGCCGAGGCGCTGGCCCGGCGGCTGGCCGGGGCGTATCAGGGCGCGCCGACGGCCGCGGCCTCCCCGATGTCGGCCAACTTCGGCCTGCCGGACCTGTTGGGCATCGGCGACCCGGAGGAGCTGGACGTCGCGCGCACCTGGCTGCCGCGCTCGGCGCGGGACCGGCTGCGGATCCCGATCGGGCTGGACCCGGAGGGCCGGCCGCTGGAGATGGACCTGAAGGAGGCGGCCGAGGACGGGATGGGCCCGCACGGCCTGGTGATCGGCGCGACCGGCTCGGGCAAGAGCGAGCTGCTGCGCACGCTGGTGGCGGGGCTGGTGGCCACACATTCCTCCGAGACGCTGAACCTGGCGCTGGTCGACTTCAAGGGCGGCGCGACGTTCGCCGGCATGGCCGGGCTGCCGCACGTCTGCGCGGTCATCACCAACCTGTCGGAGGAGCTGACTCTGGTCGACCGCATGGCCGACGCCATCAACGGCGAGGTGCTGCGGCGCCAGGAGCTCCTGCGGGAGAAGGGCAACTACGCCTCGGTCCGGGACTACGAGCGGGCCCGGGAGCGCGGCGCGGACCTGGAGCCGCTGCCGGCGCTGCTGGTCATCATCGACGAGTTCAGCGAGCTGCTGTCCAACCGGCCGGAGCTGATCGACCTGTTCGTGATGATCGGCCGCCTGGGCCGGTCGCTGGCGATCCACCTGCTGCTGGCTTCGCAGCGTCTTGAGGAGGGGCGGCTGCGTGGACTGGACGCGCACCTGTCGTACCGGGTCGGTCTGCGGACGTTCTCGGCGGCCGAGAGCCGCGCGGTGCTGGGCGTCCCGGACGCCTACCACCTGCCGTCGGTCCCGGGGTCGGCGTATCTGAAGACGGACACCGAGACGCTGCTGCGGTTCAAGGCGGCGTACGTCTCCGGTCCCATGCCGGCGCGCAGCCGCGGCTCCTCCGGCGGCGGGCATCGCAGGATCCTGCCGTTCACGCTGGAGCGGGTCGTCGACCACTCCGCCCCGCCGCCGACCGCCGAACCGGATCCCGCCGAGCTGCTGAGCCCGGCGGCCGGCGCCGGGCCGAGCATCATGGACGCGATGGTGGCCCGGCTGATCGGCAAAGGCCCGGCGGCGCACCAGATCTGGCTGCCGCCGCTGGACGAGCCGGTGTCGCTGGACGCCATTCTGACCAACCTGGGCCCGGACCCGGTGCGCGGGCTGTGTCCGGTCGGCTGGGCCGGGCTGGGGCGGCTGACCGTGCCGCTGGCGCTCGTGGACAAGCCCTTCGAGCAGCGCCGCGACCTGTTGTGGGTGGACCTGTCCGGCTCGGCGGGCCACACGATGGTGATCGGCGGTCCGCAGAGCGGCAAGAGCACCATGGTCCGGACCCTGATCAGCTCCCTGGCGCTGACCCACACGCCGGAGGAGGTCCAGTTCTTCGTCGTGGACACCGGCGGCGGCGCGCTGTCCTCGATCGCCGGGCTGCCGCACGTCGCCGGGTACGCGACCCGGCGCGACGGGGAGCGCGTGCGCCGCATCGTCGGCGAGCTGACCGCGCTGCTGGCCGAGCGCGAGCAGCTGTTCGCCCAGCACGCGGTGGACTCCGCGGCGGCCTTCCGCAACCGGCGCGCGGAGCTGGGCGCCTTCGCCCAGGACGGCCGGGCCTTCGGCGACGTGTTCCTGGTCATCGACGACTGGACCACGCTGCGCGCGGACTACGAGGCGCTGGAGGAGCCGATCACCGCGATCGCCCAGCGCGGGCTCGGTTTCGGCATCCACGTCGTGATCACCACCAACCGCGCGATGACCGTGCGTCCGGCGATGCGCGACATCATCGGCACGCGTCTGGAGCTGCGCCTGGGCGACCCCGGCGAATCGCTGGTGGACCGCCGGGCGGCGGCGAACGTCCCAGCCGGGCGTCCCGGGCGCGGCTTGACCCCCGACAAGCTGCACTTCCTGGCCACGCTGCCCCGCATCGACGGCGGGACCTCGGCCGAGACGGTCGGCGTCGGGACCGCGGACCTGGTCGCCCGGATCTCCGCGGCCTGGCCCGGCAAGCCCTCGCCGCAGGTCCGGATGCTCCCGGCGGCGGTGTCCCCGGAGGAAGTCAGGGCCCTGCTGCCCACGCCGCGCGGCAATCCGCGCGCCGTGCCGTTCGGGCTGTCCGAGGCCGACCTGCAGCCGGTGTACGTGGACTTCGACGCCGACCCGCACTTCATCGCCTTCGGCGACGTGGAGAGCGGCAAGAGCGGGCTGCTGCGCACCCTGGCGGCCGGCATCATGGCCGACTACACGCCCGAGCAGGCCGCGATCGCGATCGTCGACTACCGGCGCGGGATGCTGGACGCCGTCACCGGCGACCACCTGCTCGGCTACGCCGCCGCCGAACCGGCCACGATCGACCTGATCGGCAACTGCGCCGAGGCGATGCGCCGCCGGCTGCCCGGTCCGGAGGTCAGCCCCGAGCAGCTGCGCGACCGCAGCTGGTGGAAGGGCCCGCACCTGTTCGTGCTCGTCGACGACTACGAGCTGGTCGCCGTCCCCGGCCGCAACCCGCTGCTGCCGCTGCTGGAGTACCTGGCGCAGGCCCGCGACATCGGGCTGCACCTGGTGGTCGCGCGCGGTGCCGGCGGCGCCGGACGCGGGCTGTTCGAGCCGGTGCTGCAACGCCTGCGCGAGCTCGGGTCGCCGGGTCTGGTGATGTCCGGGAGCAAGGACGAAGGACCGTTGCTGGGTACCGTGAAAGCCGGCCCGCAGCCTCCCGGGCGCGGCGTCCTGGTGCACCGCCGCTCGGCTCCCGGTCAGGCTCAGGTCGCCTGGACGCCGCCGGCGAAATAG